A region from the Aegilops tauschii subsp. strangulata cultivar AL8/78 chromosome 5, Aet v6.0, whole genome shotgun sequence genome encodes:
- the LOC141022515 gene encoding protein FAR1-RELATED SEQUENCE 11-like, which produces MEGRKRRLRPETRCDCGAHMVVKLDRERGIWFVVSFVDDHNHTMAQPDEVCFLWSHRRIGYGTRAEILAVEAAGIRKHIIMDNFISRYSSYDKCGLIRRDIYNLCCREKMKLIAKGDAETAVGIMRSRKEKDPEFF; this is translated from the coding sequence atggagggccGCAAGCGCAGGCTTAGACCAGAGACTCGTTGCGACTGCGGTGCACATATGGTGGTGAAGCTGGACAGAGAACGTGGCATTTGGTTCGTCGTGTCATTCGTGGATGATCACAACCACACGATGGCTCAGCCCGACGAGGTTTGCTTTTTGTGGTCACACAGACGGATTGGATATGGCACGAGGGCAGAGATATTGGCGGTGGAAGCGGCCGGGATAAGAAAGCATATAATAATGGACAACTTCATCAGCAGATACAGTTCGTACGATAAGTGCGGGCTTATCAGGCGGGACATTTACAATTTGTGCTGCCGGGAGAAAATGAAGCTCATTGCTAAGGGTGATGCTGAGACGGCAGTTGGCATTATGAGGAGCAGGAAGGAGAAGGACCCTGAGTTTTTTTGA